The following are encoded together in the Lactuca sativa cultivar Salinas chromosome 1, Lsat_Salinas_v11, whole genome shotgun sequence genome:
- the LOC111909232 gene encoding tetrahydroberberine oxidase produces the protein MKKYSQIRSCVFLLVLCLSFSNSWANLSSLVDVTPGTENFISCIQPKSNNVTSFSQQLIITPVNASFIPIWQVAVQNTRFLKPSTPKPSIIVTPVDETLVQKALFCAKKHGYEMRIRSGGHDYEGLSYTADVPFVMLDFTNMRSIDVDVANRSAWVQPGAVLGELYYSISQKTDTLYFPAGVCPTVGVGGYMGGGGYGNLLRKYGTAADNVVDVRFMDVNGNILDRKSMGKDLFWAIRGGGASSFGIVLAWKLRLVPVPEKVTVFILNKTLEEGATKIFHKYQYVAPTIDRNLHIRTQVFAEYIGNTTKKTIRIMFEGIYQGTSDTLLPLLDEKFPELGVRREICEEIRSIQSTVVFWGLPSSTPIEILTNRSAIAKLNNKSKSDYVRTPIPIRGLRKIWRKLMQNDGSALLMINPFGGRMADYSESAIPYPHRAGVLLQILKTVNFNGQTSDTTPTSLKRIMWLRSLDELLTPYVSKNPREAYSNYNDLDLGVGSSNYEEASLWGERYRKRDNFQKLIRIKAKVDPDNFFPRPQSIPVF, from the coding sequence ATGAAGAAGTACTCTCAAATACGCTCCTGTGTCTTCCTTCTGGTTCTTTGTCTTTCCTTTTCTAACTCATGGGCAAACTTATCTTCCCTTGTTGATGTTACACCAGGTACGGAAAATTTCATAAGTTGCATACAGCCCAAATCCAACAATGTCACCTCCTTCTCTCAGCAGCTCATTATCACACCTGTCAATGCTTCTTTCATTCCCATTTGGCAAGTCGCAGTGCAAAACACTAGGTTCCTTAAACCCTCGACTCCTAAACCATCAATCATCGTGACACCTGTGGATGAAACACTTGTCCAAAAGGCTCTATTCTGCGCAAAGAAACATGGGTACGAGATGAGGATCAGGAGTGGGGGCCATGACTATGAAGGCCTATCATACACTGCTGATGTTCCCTTTGTTATGCTTGATTTCACCAACATGAGGTCTATAGACGTGGACGTAGCTAACAGGAGCGCATGGGTCCAGCCAGGTGCTGTGCTTGGTGAACTCTATTACAGTATTTCTCAGAAGACCGACACCTTGTATTTCCCGGCAGGTGTTTGCCCCACGGTGGGTGTTGGCGGGTACATGGGCGGTGGTGGCTACGGAAACCTACTGAGGAAATATGGTACTGCTGCTGATAATGTTGTGGACGTTCGCTTTATGGATGTCAATGGAAATATTCTTGACAGGAAGTCCATGGGTAAGGATTTGTTTTGGGCAATACGAGGAGGTGGTGCTTCCAGTTTTGGAATCGTTCTCGCATGGAAGCTCAGGTTGGTTCCGGTTCCAGAAAAAGTAACTGTATTCATACTGAATAAAACTTTGGAAGAAGGGGCAACCAAAATTTTCCATAAATATCAATACGTTGCGCCAACTATTGATAGAAATCTACACATAAGAACTCAGGTGTTTGCCGAATATATTGGCAACACCACCAAGAAAACCATACGGATTATGTTCGAAGGAATTTATCAGGGCACAAGTGACACATTGCTTCCGTTGCTGGACGAAAAATTTCCTGAGCTCGGTGTTAGACGAGAGATTTGTGAAGAAATTAGAAGCATCCAATCGACCGTTGTGTTTTGGGGCCTGCCAAGCTCCACCCCAATTGAGATCCTCACGAACCGGTCTGCTATAGCCAAGCTGAACAATAAAAGCAAATCAGACTATGTCCGGACACCAATTCCCATACGCGGTCTAAGAAAGATATGGAGAAAGCTCATGCAAAACGACGGATCGGCACTTCTCATGATCAATCCTTTTGGCGGAAGGATGGCTGATTACTCAGAGTCAGCAATTCCATATCCTCATAGAGCTGGGGTGTTGTTACAGATTCTCAAGACTGTTAATTTTAACGGTCAAACTTCAGACACGACCCCTACATCGCTCAAGAGAATAATGTGGCTTCGAAGCTTGGACGAGTTATTGACGCCTTATGTCTCAAAGAACCCAAGAGAAGCATATTCCAACTACAATGATCTAGATTTGGGTGTTGGAAGTTCTAATTATGAAGAAGCCAGTCTTTGGGGTGAGAGGTACCGGAAAAGGGACAATTTTCAGAAGTTGATTCGAATCAAGGCCAAAGTTGATCCGGATAATTTCTTCCCGCGTCCACAAAGTATCCCTGTTTTCTAA